The following proteins come from a genomic window of Leptospira bandrabouensis:
- a CDS encoding alpha-glucosidase, whose product MENKMEWWKQTSIYQIYPWSYQDSNGDGIGDLQGILGRLDQIRDLGVETIWFSPFYRSPGEDFGYDISDYTSIDPRFGTMDDCDKLIKEIHKRKMRVVLDMVMNHTSDKHPWFLESQSSKENPQRDFYIWKKGTNKPPNNWISMVGTSGWNYDKTTGEYYYSNFLSFQPDLNYRNPKVKKAMFGVLDFWLKKGVDGFRLDIFNSIYKDESFKNNPFSLRYFPTPDNHDEAFFQKKTYNLNLPESFQFAKEVRKHISKYKQKPFLIGEVSGSDKVLKSFLGDKADGLNLVFQFELIHFDYHAKFFKNLLEKNEKEFHAPFTPTYVLGNHDQRRYIDRLGGDIRKAKVLSAFQFLARGIPVVYYGDEIGRKEGRISNFLGKDPIAKMNRFVPLFLSNLLGIYINRDNCRLPMLWDTDENAGFSTGRPWLPVGKFQTSDTVSGQRKEENSLWNHYKSLFHLRKGSEVLKTGSLKTKSTSSNDLLCFERILLDKVITVYLNFGEKEIQEPILKGSKVLYQFGAAGVFGETIQIPGHSGLVLEHKLKK is encoded by the coding sequence ATGGAAAACAAAATGGAATGGTGGAAACAAACTTCAATTTATCAAATTTACCCTTGGTCCTATCAAGATTCCAATGGAGACGGGATCGGCGATTTACAGGGGATTCTTGGGCGTTTGGACCAAATTCGTGATTTGGGTGTGGAAACCATTTGGTTTTCCCCCTTTTACAGAAGCCCGGGCGAAGATTTTGGTTACGATATCTCTGACTACACGTCCATTGATCCACGGTTTGGCACAATGGATGACTGTGACAAACTCATCAAAGAAATTCACAAACGTAAGATGCGAGTGGTTCTTGATATGGTGATGAACCATACTTCGGACAAACATCCTTGGTTTTTAGAATCCCAATCTTCCAAAGAAAACCCCCAAAGGGATTTTTATATTTGGAAAAAGGGGACAAACAAACCACCTAATAATTGGATATCAATGGTAGGGACTTCCGGTTGGAACTACGACAAAACTACCGGTGAGTATTATTATAGTAATTTTTTATCCTTTCAGCCAGACCTTAATTATAGAAATCCAAAAGTTAAAAAAGCCATGTTTGGTGTTTTGGATTTTTGGTTAAAAAAAGGAGTCGATGGGTTTCGATTAGATATCTTTAACTCCATTTATAAAGATGAAAGTTTCAAAAACAATCCGTTTAGCCTTCGATATTTCCCTACACCAGATAACCACGATGAGGCGTTCTTTCAAAAAAAAACTTATAATCTAAATTTACCCGAATCATTTCAATTTGCCAAAGAAGTAAGAAAACATATTTCTAAATACAAACAAAAACCATTTCTGATTGGTGAGGTGAGTGGATCTGACAAAGTTTTAAAATCTTTTTTGGGAGATAAAGCCGATGGGCTCAATTTAGTATTTCAGTTTGAGTTAATTCATTTTGATTATCATGCCAAATTTTTTAAAAACCTATTAGAAAAAAACGAAAAAGAATTTCATGCACCATTCACTCCAACTTATGTTTTGGGTAACCACGACCAAAGACGATATATAGACCGGTTAGGTGGTGATATCCGAAAGGCAAAAGTTCTTTCTGCATTCCAGTTTTTAGCAAGAGGCATTCCTGTCGTATATTATGGAGATGAAATCGGTAGAAAAGAAGGAAGGATTTCCAATTTCCTTGGAAAAGATCCCATTGCCAAAATGAATCGGTTTGTACCTCTTTTTTTATCCAATCTTCTTGGAATTTATATCAATAGAGATAATTGTCGTCTGCCCATGTTATGGGATACTGATGAAAATGCTGGATTTTCTACTGGAAGGCCTTGGTTACCTGTTGGCAAGTTCCAAACATCGGATACAGTCAGTGGTCAAAGAAAAGAAGAAAATTCTCTTTGGAACCATTACAAGTCGCTTTTTCATTTAAGAAAAGGATCTGAGGTTTTAAAAACGGGAAGTCTTAAAACAAAATCCACAAGTTCTAATGATCTATTGTGTTTTGAAAGGATTCTTTTGGATAAGGTGATTACCGTGTATTTAAATTTTGGTGAAAAAGAAATACAGGAACCTATCCTTAAAGGATCTAAAGTATTGTATCAGTTTGGTGCTGCGGGAGTTTTTGGAGAAACGATTCAGATTCCAGGACATTCTGGTCTTGTTTTAGAACACAAACTAAAGAAGTAA
- a CDS encoding STAS domain-containing protein — protein MVTKTVEENCYRIESNRLDVYSAASLEEDMTNIFEKGATSLYLDFSQVEEVSSAVLGLLLYKKMIYSKKGVRLMLINVNPQIQKILKILNLNAHLLL, from the coding sequence ATGGTCACAAAAACGGTAGAAGAAAATTGTTATCGAATTGAATCCAACCGATTGGATGTATATTCTGCCGCAAGTTTAGAGGAAGATATGACAAATATCTTTGAAAAAGGAGCCACCTCTCTTTACTTAGATTTTTCCCAGGTAGAGGAAGTATCTTCTGCCGTCCTTGGACTTCTTTTATACAAAAAGATGATCTATAGCAAGAAAGGTGTAAGGTTAATGCTTATCAATGTAAACCCACAGATTCAAAAAATATTGAAAATTTTGAATCTTAATGCACATTTACTTCTTTAG
- a CDS encoding polyprenol monophosphomannose synthase: protein MQNKTSIILPTYNEAGNIKNCAETISRILEKESLEFEIVIVDDNSPDGTFEVAKVLAEYDKRIKPYVRTTERGLSSAVTYGYEKAEGDNLVVVDADFQHDYTKIPDVIRLLNENDIVVATRRSADGGYGNFPILRKLASQFATKISEWLFPVPITDPMSGFFGIRKSIYLETKEKLHPRGYKILFEILGSVRTEKIAEVGYTFGLRTWGQSKLDSGVIFYFLWDLISIKWNQWRSSHSFQFRSKRRNSHIHP, encoded by the coding sequence ATGCAAAATAAAACAAGTATCATATTACCAACTTATAATGAAGCCGGCAATATCAAAAATTGTGCCGAAACCATCTCTAGGATTTTAGAAAAAGAATCTTTAGAGTTTGAAATAGTCATTGTGGATGATAACTCCCCTGATGGAACTTTTGAAGTTGCAAAAGTCCTTGCGGAGTATGACAAAAGAATCAAACCCTATGTTCGCACCACAGAAAGAGGACTAAGTTCTGCTGTCACTTACGGATACGAAAAAGCGGAAGGTGACAACCTAGTGGTTGTAGATGCCGACTTTCAACACGACTATACTAAAATTCCGGATGTGATCCGATTACTTAATGAAAACGATATTGTTGTTGCGACACGTCGTAGTGCCGACGGTGGTTATGGTAATTTTCCCATACTTCGAAAGTTAGCAAGTCAGTTTGCTACAAAAATTTCTGAGTGGTTGTTTCCTGTTCCAATTACTGATCCCATGAGTGGATTTTTTGGAATCCGAAAATCAATTTATTTAGAAACAAAAGAAAAACTCCACCCTCGGGGATATAAAATTCTTTTTGAAATTTTAGGTTCAGTTCGTACTGAAAAAATTGCTGAAGTTGGTTATACCTTCGGTCTCCGTACATGGGGACAATCGAAACTAGATTCTGGTGTGATCTTTTATTTTCTTTGGGACCTAATTTCGATTAAATGGAACCAATGGAGGTCATCGCACTCTTTCCAATTTCGTTCGAAAAGAAGAAATTCACATATTCATCCTTAA